From Quercus lobata isolate SW786 chromosome 1, ValleyOak3.0 Primary Assembly, whole genome shotgun sequence, one genomic window encodes:
- the LOC115992788 gene encoding 2-hydroxyisoflavanone dehydratase-like, translating into MASTTKEVAIELLPLIRVYKDGSVERLEGTPIVPPSPDQDPETGVSSKDVTISENPSISARLYLPKLTSHNQNQKFPILVYFHGSGFCIESAFSSLYHCYLSNLVSQINVVVVSVKYRLAPEHPFPAAYEDYWAALQWAAFQSAGNDKDPWLINNGDFERIFIGGDSAGGNIVHNIAMRAGVESLPCGVKVLGAYLVHPYYWSSKPIGSESKEVHEKSLPSLVWNFVYPSVIGGVDNPMINPERLGASSLAGLGCDRLLVCVAGKDLKRDRGVWYVDMVRKSGWKGEIELFEVEGEHHVFHIFNIETENAKAMAKRLASFIK; encoded by the coding sequence ATGGCTTCCACCACCAAAGAAGTAGCCATAGAGCTTCTTCCTTTGATCCGAGTCTACAAGGACGGCTCAGTGGAACGCCTCGAAGGCACACCAATTGTTCCACCATCACCTGATCAAGACCCAGAAACTGGAGTTTCATCCAAAGACGTAACCATTTCAGAGAACCCTTCCATCTCAGCTCGCCTTTACCTCCCAAAACTCACTTCccacaaccaaaaccaaaagtTCCCCATCTTAGTCTACTTCCATGGCAGTGGCTTTTGCATTGAATCCGCCTTCTCAAGCCTCTACCACTGCTACCTCAGCAACTTAGTCTCCCAAATCAATGTAGTCGTTGTCTCGGTCAAGTACAGACTTGCACCAGAGCACCCTTTTCCAGCTGCTTATGAAGACTACTGGGCGGCACTTCAATGGGCTGCCTTTCAATCAGCTGGTAATGATAAAGATCCATGGTTAATCAATAACGGTGActttgaaagaatttttataGGGGGTGACAGTGCTGGTGGGAATATAGTACATAATATAGCTATGAGAGCTGGGGTTGAGAGCTTGCCTTGTGGTGTTAAAGTTTTAGGTGCTTATCTTGTCCATCCTTATTATTGGAGCTCTAAGCCAATTGGGTCAGAGTCTAAGGAAGTACACGAGAAGAGCTTGCCTAGTTTAGTTTGGAACTTTGTGTATCCCTCAGTAATTGGTGGTGTTGACAATCCAATGATCAATCCAGAAAGGCTAGGTGCATCGAGCTTGGCTGGGCTTGGGTGTGATCGGTTGCTTGTGTGTGTGGCTGGGAAGGATTTGAAAAGGGATAGAGGtgtttggtatgttgatatGGTGAGGAAGAGTGGGTGGAAAGGCGAAATAGAATTGTTTGAAGTGGAGGGTGAACACCATGTATTCCATATCTTCAATATTGAGACTGAGAATGCTAAGGCTATGGCCAAACGCTTGGCTTCTtttatcaagtaa
- the LOC115992777 gene encoding G-type lectin S-receptor-like serine/threonine-protein kinase LECRK1, producing the protein MMTPVFLFFLLSSIFTVNAQQGQSIVKPGSILTPTTNSSWLSPSGLYAFGFYKQGNGYAVGVFLAGIPQKTVVWTANRDNPPVSTQVTLNFTSDGRLVLQSAQGTETSVANFDPASSASMLDTGNFVVYNSDNQSIWESFQNPTDTLLPTQRLLPNDSVVLKSSVSESNQSTGRFRAVMQQDGYVALYPVGTNLTLEYGYWSTSNGVPNGNLNLDDQGLLYVTNSIFNLTVSQSRNSAKGTVLYRLRMEDDGFLRLYSYNLQEQNGSWSIIWSPLNETGVNICFPRGLCGVNAFCDPGGNDINCTCLPGFVFIDESKRTSGCERNSTTENCNEKGMNTTMEEVSGIIWENLTYNRSVLLTKQDCNDACLQDCSCEAALFNDEVCGKQKLPLRFVNIKISNDPKETLAFIKVRTSTPSSDGNVTKKKGLEILIIGVSLVIFAFIVLAISGIAIYRSRIFANENILNTGNIVLSDEDVGPRSFTYIELEKITNGFKEELGRGSFGIVYKGTIENGQKIVAVKKLERLLVDREREFQTEMKVIGRTHHKNLIRLLGYCHDGPNRLLVYEYMCNGSLADVLFKPEKKPSWDERMGIACNIARGIFYLHEECVEKIIHCDIKPQNILMDENRCAKISDFGLAKLLKPDQSKISTGIRGTRGYVAPEWHQLKCPVTVKVDVYSFGIVLLEIISCRRCVDSNLPEEEAILEEWSYRCFECGELGKLVNDEEVEMRQLERMVKVALWCILYDPSLRPSMKKVLLMLEGTADIPVPSNRSFVSQYDQGFEENE; encoded by the coding sequence ATGATGACTCctgtcttccttttttttctcctctcatCCATTTTCACAGTAAATGCTCAACAAGGGCAATCTATTGTGAAGCCAGGCTCTATTTTAACACCTACCACTAACTCTTCGTGGCTATCACCTTCTGGTCTATATGCCTTTGGATTCTACAAGCAAGGCAATGGCTATGCTGTAGGAGTTTTTCTTGCTGGGATTCCTCAAAAGACTGTAGTCTGGACAGCCAACCGAGACAATCCTCCAGTTTCTACTCAAGTCACATTGAATTTCACAAGTGATGGACGTTTGGTCCTGCAATCAGCGCAAGGCACAGAGACAAGCGTGGCAAATTTTGATCCTGCAAGTTCAGCTTCCATGCTTGATACAGGCAACTTTGTTGTCTATAATTCAGATAACCAATCAATATGGGAGAGTTTCCAAAATCCAACAGATACTCTTTTACCAACTCAGCGACTCCTTCCTAACGATTCTGTTGTGTTGAAGTCCAGTGTGTCTGAGTCTAACCAATCAACGGGTAGATTTCGTGCCGTTATGCAACAAGATGGATATGTCGCGCTATATCCAGTTGGAACCAATTTAACATTGGAATATGGCTATTGGTCAACAAGTAACGGTGTACCTAATGGGAATctaaaccttgatgatcaaGGTTTACTTTACGTGACCAACAGCATTTTCAATTTGACTGTATCTCAATCAAGAAATTCTGCAAAGGGTACCGTACTCTACCGTCTGAGAATGGAGGATGATGGATTCTTGCGGCTATACTCATACAATCTGCAGGAACAGAATGGTAGTTGGTCAATTATATGGTCACCTTTAAATGAAACAGGCGTTAACATATGTTTTCCTAGGGGTTTATGTGGTGTCAATGCATTTTGTGACCCAGGTGGTAATGATATAAATTGCACATGTCTTCCTGGTTTTGTATTTATTGATGAGAGCAAAAGGACTTCAGGCTGTGAAAGGAATTCCACCACAGAAAATTGCAATGAAAAAGGCATGAATACCACCATGGAAGAAGTGTCTGGTATCATATGGGAGAATCTTACTTATAATCGGTCAGTATTGTTAACGAAACAGGATTGCAATGATGCATGTTTGCAGGACTGTAGCTGTGAAGCTGCGCTATTCAATGACGAGGTATGCGGAAAACAAAAGCTTCCTTTGAGATTTGTGAACATCAAAATCTCTAATGACCCAAAAGAAACCTTGGCCTTCATCAAGGTACGTACATCTACACCCTCTTCCGATggaaatgtgacaaaaaaaaaaggattggaAATCCTAATTATTGGTGTTTCATTagttatttttgcatttattgtgTTGGCCATTTCTGGAATTGCTATTTACAGATCCCGTATATTTgcaaatgaaaatatattaaatacgGGAAACATTGTCTTAAGCGATGAGGATGTTGGTCCACGATCATTTACTTATATAGAacttgaaaaaataactaatggGTTCAAGGAAGAACTTGGTAGAGGATCATTTGGCATAGTTTATAAAGGGACAATAGAGAATGGCCAGAAGATTGTAGCTGTGAAAAAACTAGAGAGATTGTTGGTTGATCGGGAAAGAGAGTTTCAAACTGAGATGAAAGTTATTGGGAGAACACATCATAAAAATTTAATCCGTCTTCTAGGGTATTGCCATGATGGACCAAATAGGCTTTTGGTGTATGAGTACATGTGCAATGGGTCACTTGCAGACGTACTCTTCAAGCCTGAAAAAAAACCCTCTTGGGATGAAAGAATGGGAATTGCTTGCAACATCGCAAGAGGAATTTTTTATCTCCATGAAGAGTGTGTAGAAAAGATAATTCATTGTGACATAAAACCTCAAAACATACTCATGGATGAAAATAGGTGTGCAAAAATATCTGATTTTGGATTGGCAAAGCTGTTGAAGCCAGATCAAAGCAAAATCTCCACTGGTATTAGAGGCACAAGGGGATATGTTGCACCAGAGTGGCATCAGCTAAAATGTCCTGTGACAGTCAAAGTAGATGTATACAGTTTTGGAATAGTCCTATTGGAAATTATAAGTTGTCGAAGGTGTGTGGATAGTAATCTTCCTGAAGAAGAGGCTATTCTTGAAGAATGGTCTTACAGATGCTTTGAATGTGGTGAGTTAGGTAAACTGGTCAATGATGAAGAGGTCGAAATGAGACAATTGGAGAGAATGGTTAAAGTGGCACTTTGGTGCATTCTATATGACCCATCACTTCGTCCTTCAATGAAGAAAGTTCTACTAATGTTGGAAGGGACTGCAGACATTCCAGTCCCATCGAATCGCAGTTTTGTTTCTCAGTATGATCAAGGTTTTGAGGAAAATGAGTAA